The Rhododendron vialii isolate Sample 1 chromosome 6a, ASM3025357v1 genome includes a window with the following:
- the LOC131329923 gene encoding trifunctional UDP-glucose 4,6-dehydratase/UDP-4-keto-6-deoxy-D-glucose 3,5-epimerase/UDP-4-keto-L-rhamnose-reductase RHM1-like isoform X1 has translation MWDMNSCLDMAEYEPKNILITGAAGFIASHVANRLIRNYPHYKIVVLDKLDYCSNLKNLRPSQSSPNFKFIKGDIASADLVNFVLLTESIDTIMHFAAQTHVDNSFGNSFEFTKNNIYGTHVLLEACKVTGQIKRFIHVSTDEVYGETDEDALVGNHEASQLLPTNPYSATKAGAEMLVMAYGRSYGLPVITTRGNNVYGPNQFPEKMIPKFILLAMRGQTLPIHGDGSNVRSYLYCEDVAEAFETILHKGEVGHVYNIGTDKERTVLDVAKDICRLFSLEADQVIKFVENRPFNDQRYFLDHQKLKNLGWSERTTWAEGLKKTMEWYLSNPDWWGDVSGALLPHPRMLMMPGIERNASDVGISAASYMANSSHRKGMVIPVPKTNPSIQKPLLKFLIYGRTGWIGGLLGKLCEKQGIPFEYGKGRLQERSQVLADIQSVRPTHVLNAAGVTGRPNVDWCESHKPETISTNVVGTLTLADVCKEHGLLMVNFATGCIFEYDDAHPLGSGIGFKEEDKPNFTCSFYSKTKAMVEELLNEYDNVCTLRVRMPISSDLSNPRNFITKIAKYDKVVNIPNSMTILDELLPISIEMAKRNLRGIWNFINPGVVSHNEILEMYKKYINPNFKWVNFTLDEQAKVIIAPRSNNEMDASKLKNEFPELLSIKESLIKYVFEPNKKSFTA, from the exons ATGTGGGATATGAACAGTTGTTTGGACATGGCTGAATACGAACCCAAGAACATCCTCATAACTGGAGCTGCTGGCTTCATTGCATCCCATGTTGCCAATCGGCTTATCCGGAACTACCCTCACTACAAAATCGTTGTTCTGGACAAGCTTGATTACTGTTCAAACTTGAAAAACCTCAGGCCTTCTCAATCATCACCAAATTTCAAGTTCATCAAGGGAGACATTGCGAGTGCTGACCTTGTCAACTTCGTTCTCCTTACCGAATCCATCGACACAATTATGCATTTTGCAGCCCAAACCCATGTTGACAACTCCTTTGGAAATAGCTTTGAGTTTACCAAAAACAATATCTACGGCACCCATGTCCTTTTGGAAGCTTGTAAAGTCACTGGCCAAATCAAGAGATTTATTCATGTGAGTACTGATGAGGTTTACGGAGAAACAGATGAGGATGCACTAGTGGGAAATCATGAGGCTTCTCAGCTCCTCCCAACAAACCCTTACTCTGCGACTAAAGCTGGGGCTGAGATGCTTGTGATGGCATACGGACGGTCATATGGTTTACCCGTGATAACTACTAGAGGAAACAATGTGTATGGACCGAATCAGTTTCCCGAGAAGATGATTCCCAAGTTCATCCTCTTAGCAATGAGAGGACAGACTCTTCCGATCCATGGGGATGGGTCTAATGTGAGGAGTTACCTCTATTGTGAGGATGTTGCTGAGGCTTTTGAAACTATTCTCCACAAGGGTGAAGTAGGGCATGTTTACAATATCGGCACGGATAAGGAAAGGACGGTGCTTGATGTTGCCAAGGATATATGCAGGCTGTTTTCGTTGGAGGCAGATCAAGTTATCAAGTTTGTGGAGAATAGGCCATTTAATGACCAAAGGTACTTCTTGGACCATCAAAAGCTCAAGAACTTGGGGTGGTCAGAAAGGACAACATGGGCTGAAGGCCTAAAGAAGACCATGGAGTGGTATTTGAGCAATCCAGATTGGTGGGGAGATGTCTCTGGAGCTCTTCTCCCTCATCCAAGAATGCTGATGATGCCAGGAATTGAAAGAAATGCATCTGATGTGGGTATTTCTGCCGCCTCTTACATGGCGAACAGTTCCCATCGAAAGGGAATGGTGATTCCTGTTCCTAAAACCAATCCCTCTATTCAGAAACCTCTTCTGAAGTTTTTGATATATGGGAGAACTGGTTGGATTGGTGGACTTCTAGGGAAACTTTGTGAGAAACAAGGGATACCGTTTGAGTATGGAAAAGGGCGTTTACAGGAGCGCTCACAGGTGTTGGCGGATATACAGAGTGTTAGGCCCACCCATGTTCTAAATGCTGCTGGAGTGACGGGTCGACCCAACGTGGATTGGTGCGAGTCTCATAAACCCGAGACAATCAGTACTAATGTTGTTGGCACGTTAACGTTGGCTGATGTTTGCAAAGAGCATGGGCTTTTGATGGTGAATTTCGCTACTGGATGTATTTTTGAGTATGACGATGCTCATCCGTTAGGTTCAGGCATTGGGTTTAAGGAAGAAGACAAACCCAATTTCACTTGTTCCTTCTATTCAAAAACCAAGGCCATG GTTGAAGAACTTCTGAATGAATATGACAACGTGTGCACCCTCAGAGTCCGAATGCCAATATCATCTGATCTGAGCAATCCACGAAACTTCATCACGAAAATTGCAAAATATGACAAAGTGGTCAATATCCCCAACAGCATGACCATATTGGATGAGCTGCTACCCATTTCAATTGAGATGGCCAAACGGAACTTGAGGGGCATATGGAACTTCATAAACCCAGGTGTTGTGAGCCATAACGAGATTCTCGAGATGTACAAGAAGTACATCAACCCTAACTTCAAATGGGTTAATTTCACGCTAGATGAGCAAGCCAAGGTTATCATTGCCCCTCGTAGCAACAATGAAATGGACGCATCCAAATTGAAGAACGAATTCCCTGAGTTGTTGTCTATTAAGGAATCACTGATCAAGTACGTTTTTGAACCCAACAAGAAAAGCTTCACTGCTTGA
- the LOC131329923 gene encoding trifunctional UDP-glucose 4,6-dehydratase/UDP-4-keto-6-deoxy-D-glucose 3,5-epimerase/UDP-4-keto-L-rhamnose-reductase RHM1-like isoform X2, whose product MAEYEPKNILITGAAGFIASHVANRLIRNYPHYKIVVLDKLDYCSNLKNLRPSQSSPNFKFIKGDIASADLVNFVLLTESIDTIMHFAAQTHVDNSFGNSFEFTKNNIYGTHVLLEACKVTGQIKRFIHVSTDEVYGETDEDALVGNHEASQLLPTNPYSATKAGAEMLVMAYGRSYGLPVITTRGNNVYGPNQFPEKMIPKFILLAMRGQTLPIHGDGSNVRSYLYCEDVAEAFETILHKGEVGHVYNIGTDKERTVLDVAKDICRLFSLEADQVIKFVENRPFNDQRYFLDHQKLKNLGWSERTTWAEGLKKTMEWYLSNPDWWGDVSGALLPHPRMLMMPGIERNASDVGISAASYMANSSHRKGMVIPVPKTNPSIQKPLLKFLIYGRTGWIGGLLGKLCEKQGIPFEYGKGRLQERSQVLADIQSVRPTHVLNAAGVTGRPNVDWCESHKPETISTNVVGTLTLADVCKEHGLLMVNFATGCIFEYDDAHPLGSGIGFKEEDKPNFTCSFYSKTKAMVEELLNEYDNVCTLRVRMPISSDLSNPRNFITKIAKYDKVVNIPNSMTILDELLPISIEMAKRNLRGIWNFINPGVVSHNEILEMYKKYINPNFKWVNFTLDEQAKVIIAPRSNNEMDASKLKNEFPELLSIKESLIKYVFEPNKKSFTA is encoded by the exons ATGGCTGAATACGAACCCAAGAACATCCTCATAACTGGAGCTGCTGGCTTCATTGCATCCCATGTTGCCAATCGGCTTATCCGGAACTACCCTCACTACAAAATCGTTGTTCTGGACAAGCTTGATTACTGTTCAAACTTGAAAAACCTCAGGCCTTCTCAATCATCACCAAATTTCAAGTTCATCAAGGGAGACATTGCGAGTGCTGACCTTGTCAACTTCGTTCTCCTTACCGAATCCATCGACACAATTATGCATTTTGCAGCCCAAACCCATGTTGACAACTCCTTTGGAAATAGCTTTGAGTTTACCAAAAACAATATCTACGGCACCCATGTCCTTTTGGAAGCTTGTAAAGTCACTGGCCAAATCAAGAGATTTATTCATGTGAGTACTGATGAGGTTTACGGAGAAACAGATGAGGATGCACTAGTGGGAAATCATGAGGCTTCTCAGCTCCTCCCAACAAACCCTTACTCTGCGACTAAAGCTGGGGCTGAGATGCTTGTGATGGCATACGGACGGTCATATGGTTTACCCGTGATAACTACTAGAGGAAACAATGTGTATGGACCGAATCAGTTTCCCGAGAAGATGATTCCCAAGTTCATCCTCTTAGCAATGAGAGGACAGACTCTTCCGATCCATGGGGATGGGTCTAATGTGAGGAGTTACCTCTATTGTGAGGATGTTGCTGAGGCTTTTGAAACTATTCTCCACAAGGGTGAAGTAGGGCATGTTTACAATATCGGCACGGATAAGGAAAGGACGGTGCTTGATGTTGCCAAGGATATATGCAGGCTGTTTTCGTTGGAGGCAGATCAAGTTATCAAGTTTGTGGAGAATAGGCCATTTAATGACCAAAGGTACTTCTTGGACCATCAAAAGCTCAAGAACTTGGGGTGGTCAGAAAGGACAACATGGGCTGAAGGCCTAAAGAAGACCATGGAGTGGTATTTGAGCAATCCAGATTGGTGGGGAGATGTCTCTGGAGCTCTTCTCCCTCATCCAAGAATGCTGATGATGCCAGGAATTGAAAGAAATGCATCTGATGTGGGTATTTCTGCCGCCTCTTACATGGCGAACAGTTCCCATCGAAAGGGAATGGTGATTCCTGTTCCTAAAACCAATCCCTCTATTCAGAAACCTCTTCTGAAGTTTTTGATATATGGGAGAACTGGTTGGATTGGTGGACTTCTAGGGAAACTTTGTGAGAAACAAGGGATACCGTTTGAGTATGGAAAAGGGCGTTTACAGGAGCGCTCACAGGTGTTGGCGGATATACAGAGTGTTAGGCCCACCCATGTTCTAAATGCTGCTGGAGTGACGGGTCGACCCAACGTGGATTGGTGCGAGTCTCATAAACCCGAGACAATCAGTACTAATGTTGTTGGCACGTTAACGTTGGCTGATGTTTGCAAAGAGCATGGGCTTTTGATGGTGAATTTCGCTACTGGATGTATTTTTGAGTATGACGATGCTCATCCGTTAGGTTCAGGCATTGGGTTTAAGGAAGAAGACAAACCCAATTTCACTTGTTCCTTCTATTCAAAAACCAAGGCCATG GTTGAAGAACTTCTGAATGAATATGACAACGTGTGCACCCTCAGAGTCCGAATGCCAATATCATCTGATCTGAGCAATCCACGAAACTTCATCACGAAAATTGCAAAATATGACAAAGTGGTCAATATCCCCAACAGCATGACCATATTGGATGAGCTGCTACCCATTTCAATTGAGATGGCCAAACGGAACTTGAGGGGCATATGGAACTTCATAAACCCAGGTGTTGTGAGCCATAACGAGATTCTCGAGATGTACAAGAAGTACATCAACCCTAACTTCAAATGGGTTAATTTCACGCTAGATGAGCAAGCCAAGGTTATCATTGCCCCTCGTAGCAACAATGAAATGGACGCATCCAAATTGAAGAACGAATTCCCTGAGTTGTTGTCTATTAAGGAATCACTGATCAAGTACGTTTTTGAACCCAACAAGAAAAGCTTCACTGCTTGA